One Verrucomicrobiota bacterium genomic region harbors:
- a CDS encoding TonB-dependent receptor: MKKLMKIRAICFTILLASMLVINAQSTNSPASARLKTPVTDEGLKVTKLDKVSVYGTTDSAFATGFMPDVDRTAIYAGKKTTVTDLEKMPVIPDNNYRQAFSLTPGVFISEVQNRGIVNITYRGIGDPHESQDILMLQDGIPIQNNIFGYSTSYYNTPLQYVKKIEFIRGGSALLYGPQPGPVINYVTIDPVMDRGWSFSTDQVFGSYGQYDSFTKVSGTEGDFSYIAAFTHNQSDGDRSNGGFGMNGGNMKLVWHPTTDTKLTFGLDAFESQSEEAGRLSAAQFAQNRYQTLTPGDGLNWNRYIGSLHLEHRFSEDTLLTAKTWGGYTSRYSSRERFNGARISLGNSAIDLQEFYSFGFDARVAHNWEAWGNEHTLTAGFTAYYNDSPRSQKRGAVGGYQGNTRYIMDRYTTYGAVFAENKFTFGHLSLIPAVRIDTINNQVNETFNADKTTAPLINMNETETVPLFGFGIQYDLDDANNAYFNFSEGYKPPGFDNLAPTGNSLAATDIQAGHTYSYELGVRGSPLPYFAYDTSFFLTDYIDQFGNVTVSPGISQFRNSGSAYYRGWDAAAELDLFALVDSVSPVEKGQKSFVERYGNLVMNANVSLLDAQFYAGPLTGKTPDFAPSYLVKFGPTYNYKGKVIMSFSGQIVDQQYWQDSNLPANGVAIVPGYAVYDFSLQAAVYKDIVTLLGGVNNVFNDDYYSRVRSDGIEPAAGRNFYAGFRLSF; this comes from the coding sequence ATGAAAAAACTGATGAAAATACGCGCAATTTGTTTCACCATACTCTTGGCCAGTATGCTCGTAATAAATGCCCAATCAACCAATTCACCCGCTTCTGCCCGTTTGAAAACGCCTGTGACTGATGAAGGACTAAAAGTGACGAAACTTGATAAGGTGTCGGTTTATGGTACCACCGATAGTGCCTTTGCGACCGGATTCATGCCTGACGTGGATCGCACGGCTATTTACGCCGGGAAAAAAACAACCGTCACCGATTTGGAAAAAATGCCGGTGATTCCCGATAACAACTATCGTCAGGCATTTTCTCTCACCCCCGGGGTTTTTATCTCCGAGGTGCAGAACCGCGGCATCGTGAATATCACCTACCGCGGGATCGGTGATCCCCATGAAAGCCAAGACATCCTGATGCTCCAAGATGGCATCCCGATCCAGAATAATATTTTCGGTTATTCGACATCCTATTACAACACCCCCCTCCAATACGTGAAAAAGATTGAATTCATCCGCGGCGGTTCAGCCCTCCTCTACGGGCCACAACCCGGCCCTGTGATCAACTATGTGACGATCGACCCGGTCATGGACAGGGGCTGGTCCTTCTCGACCGACCAGGTCTTTGGCAGCTATGGCCAATACGATTCATTCACCAAAGTCTCCGGCACCGAGGGCGACTTCTCCTACATTGCCGCTTTCACTCATAACCAATCCGACGGGGACCGCTCCAATGGCGGCTTCGGGATGAATGGTGGAAATATGAAACTCGTCTGGCATCCCACTACCGACACAAAACTGACTTTCGGACTCGACGCCTTTGAAAGCCAATCTGAGGAAGCCGGGCGCCTGAGCGCTGCGCAATTTGCACAGAATCGTTACCAAACACTCACCCCGGGTGATGGGTTGAATTGGAACCGCTACATCGGTTCATTGCACTTGGAACACCGCTTTTCCGAGGACACACTTTTAACGGCTAAAACCTGGGGCGGGTACACCTCCCGTTATAGTTCACGTGAACGCTTTAATGGAGCGCGCATCTCGCTGGGCAATAGCGCCATCGACCTGCAAGAATTCTATTCCTTTGGTTTTGATGCCCGCGTCGCCCATAACTGGGAAGCTTGGGGGAATGAGCATACCCTCACGGCAGGATTCACTGCATATTATAATGACAGTCCCCGTTCACAAAAAAGGGGTGCGGTCGGCGGATACCAAGGGAATACCCGTTATATCATGGATCGTTACACCACTTATGGGGCGGTCTTTGCTGAAAATAAATTTACCTTTGGTCACCTCTCACTGATTCCCGCCGTGCGCATCGACACCATTAATAACCAAGTCAACGAGACTTTTAATGCCGATAAAACGACGGCCCCACTCATTAATATGAATGAAACGGAAACGGTTCCCCTCTTCGGCTTCGGCATCCAGTACGATCTGGATGATGCTAATAATGCTTACTTTAATTTCTCCGAGGGGTACAAGCCCCCGGGCTTTGATAATCTCGCCCCGACGGGGAACTCCCTCGCGGCCACCGACATCCAAGCCGGGCATACTTATAGTTATGAACTCGGCGTGCGCGGTTCACCCCTCCCCTACTTTGCCTACGACACGAGTTTTTTCCTGACCGATTACATTGATCAATTTGGCAACGTCACAGTTTCCCCCGGCATCTCACAATTCCGCAATAGCGGGAGTGCTTATTACCGGGGCTGGGATGCAGCGGCGGAACTCGATCTCTTTGCGCTGGTTGATTCCGTTAGTCCGGTCGAGAAAGGGCAAAAAAGTTTTGTTGAGCGTTACGGTAATCTCGTGATGAATGCCAACGTTTCCTTGCTCGATGCACAGTTTTACGCGGGTCCCCTCACGGGAAAAACGCCGGATTTCGCCCCATCCTACCTCGTTAAATTTGGACCCACCTATAATTATAAAGGCAAGGTGATCATGTCATTTTCAGGCCAGATCGTCGATCAACAATACTGGCAGGACTCGAATCTCCCGGCCAATGGTGTCGCTATCGTCCCGGGATACGCTGTCTATGACTTTTCCCTCCAAGCCGCCGTTTATAAGGATATTGTGACCCTGCTCGGTGGGGTCAATAATGTCTTTAACGATGACTATTATTCCCGTGTGCGATCCGACGGGATCGAACCCGCCGCGGGCCGGAATTTTTATGCGGGATTCCGCCTGTCATTTTAA
- a CDS encoding MotA/TolQ/ExbB proton channel family protein: MILQLFLKGGPIMWPILILSLITFAVVIERILFVVAEMSRRQPKTVDAIFHAVEEGNLDSAVEVGHGSPDLVARTLTYGLEHRYSSLANALVQQASRELDRYSRGLVVMDTAITLGPLLGLLGTVVGMMRSFGVITGDLAAQQHVITGGIAESLIAVAFGLGVAIIAVVPYNYFTFRVERIRRELEDASNHLELVILKNPESGIPHSA, translated from the coding sequence ATGATTCTTCAATTATTCCTCAAAGGCGGGCCGATCATGTGGCCGATTCTGATCCTTTCCCTGATCACATTTGCCGTGGTGATCGAACGCATTCTTTTTGTGGTGGCCGAGATGTCACGCCGCCAACCGAAAACCGTGGATGCCATTTTCCATGCGGTGGAGGAAGGTAATCTCGACAGTGCAGTCGAGGTCGGCCATGGCTCCCCTGATCTCGTCGCGCGCACGCTGACTTACGGTCTGGAGCATCGTTACTCCTCCCTGGCAAATGCCCTCGTGCAACAGGCCAGCCGCGAGCTGGATCGTTATTCCCGTGGACTGGTAGTCATGGATACTGCGATCACCCTGGGGCCTCTCTTGGGTCTCCTCGGTACGGTCGTCGGTATGATGCGTTCTTTCGGTGTGATCACCGGGGATTTGGCCGCGCAACAACACGTCATCACCGGGGGTATCGCCGAGTCCCTGATTGCCGTGGCTTTCGGCCTGGGTGTCGCCATTATCGCCGTCGTCCCATATAACTATTTTACCTTCCGAGTCGAACGAATCAGACGCGAACTCGAGGATGCCTCGAATCATCTGGAATTAGTGATATTAAAAAATCCTGAATCGGGAATCCCCCATTCCGCATGA
- a CDS encoding biopolymer transporter ExbD translates to MKIPSPLHHKKPRIEIIPFIDIMFFLLATFMMVSLSMIQNKGIPVNLPVATTSSQDDRKDSATVTIAQNGELYLDKEPLAQEALIAKLKILKSTYPDFRVYINGDREAPFGNAVTVLDEIRKTGITKVAIQTKPTE, encoded by the coding sequence ATGAAAATCCCTTCCCCCCTCCATCATAAAAAACCGCGTATCGAGATTATTCCTTTCATCGATATCATGTTTTTCCTGTTGGCGACTTTCATGATGGTGTCCCTGTCGATGATCCAGAATAAGGGGATCCCGGTCAACCTGCCGGTGGCGACCACGTCCTCGCAGGACGACCGCAAGGACAGTGCCACCGTCACGATCGCCCAAAATGGGGAACTCTACCTCGACAAAGAGCCCCTCGCCCAAGAGGCTTTGATCGCAAAACTCAAAATACTCAAATCAACATACCCCGATTTCCGGGTCTATATCAATGGTGACCGCGAAGCCCCTTTTGGTAATGCCGTCACGGTCCTAGATGAAATCCGGAAAACGGGCATCACCAAGGTCGCCATACAAACCAAACCCACGGAATAA
- a CDS encoding energy transducer TonB, giving the protein MPATLHPRPTRKRFPQIASKWNDPHYAKSGLISLVLHALVILVFGIAIVAPPEYGLEIGQAGVDVDLVAAPPAEAQIAQEELPPVPEEIPVPEDSPPEMTVPTPEIPKPSPQKQKPVEKPKAAATKSGFTGDGSSPVPGKDKTTMRSSSGADVAAKPDYMRNPPPKYPADALRNKVEGLVLLRVGVNAEGRVESLWITKGSGNDSLDKAAEKAVRSWRFHPARAGAFAMACEVEVPIEFMIPGK; this is encoded by the coding sequence ATGCCAGCCACTCTCCATCCCCGCCCTACCCGGAAAAGATTTCCGCAAATTGCGTCGAAATGGAATGACCCGCATTATGCTAAAAGCGGACTGATCTCCCTTGTGCTGCATGCCCTGGTCATTTTGGTATTTGGTATCGCGATCGTGGCACCACCGGAATACGGACTAGAGATCGGCCAAGCCGGAGTCGATGTCGACCTGGTCGCCGCTCCTCCCGCGGAAGCGCAAATTGCTCAAGAGGAGCTGCCTCCTGTCCCCGAAGAAATCCCGGTCCCGGAGGACTCCCCACCGGAAATGACGGTTCCGACCCCGGAAATCCCAAAGCCAAGCCCACAAAAACAAAAGCCCGTAGAAAAACCTAAAGCCGCCGCGACAAAATCAGGTTTCACCGGTGATGGCAGTTCACCCGTCCCGGGAAAAGATAAAACCACGATGCGCTCCTCGAGCGGCGCTGATGTCGCGGCAAAACCCGATTATATGCGGAATCCCCCCCCGAAATATCCGGCTGATGCCTTACGTAATAAAGTCGAAGGCCTTGTCCTCCTGCGTGTGGGGGTCAACGCAGAAGGCCGCGTCGAGAGCTTGTGGATCACAAAGGGGTCCGGCAATGATTCCCTCGATAAAGCCGCTGAAAAAGCGGTTCGTAGCTGGCGTTTTCATCCGGCAAGAGCCGGTGCGTTCGCCATGGCCTGCGAGGTCGAGGTCCCGATTGAATTCATGATCCCCGGGAAATAA
- a CDS encoding EamA family transporter translates to MKTWIIYAVLSMIFAGVTSVIAKMGLTGITGELGLTVRTLFVFVFIMSFAYFTVPPSQISGLSRGNYLWLGLSAVTTSLSWIFYYKALKQGEVSTIALIDKGSMIVAVILAYFILKEQITARTWAGGALMVAGLLIIAKK, encoded by the coding sequence ATGAAAACATGGATTATTTATGCGGTTTTATCGATGATTTTTGCGGGGGTCACCTCGGTCATTGCAAAAATGGGGTTAACCGGCATTACTGGTGAGCTCGGCCTGACAGTGCGAACCCTCTTTGTTTTTGTTTTTATCATGAGCTTCGCCTACTTTACGGTTCCTCCCTCCCAGATTTCGGGATTATCGCGTGGAAATTATCTGTGGCTCGGTCTTTCTGCGGTGACGACCTCGCTATCGTGGATTTTTTATTATAAAGCACTCAAACAGGGGGAAGTCTCGACCATCGCCTTGATCGACAAGGGCAGTATGATCGTGGCGGTGATCTTGGCCTATTTCATTCTCAAGGAGCAAATCACCGCACGCACCTGGGCCGGGGGCGCGCTGATGGTCGCCGGACTTTTAATCATCGCGAAGAAGTAA